A genomic region of Oncorhynchus mykiss isolate Arlee chromosome 16, USDA_OmykA_1.1, whole genome shotgun sequence contains the following coding sequences:
- the igfbp6b gene encoding insulin-like growth factor-binding protein 6b, whose product MPLLSNLTTIVLLLIAHCGSWILANRLGPYKGCPSCRESLGAGRAPRDHIGQAGSTSMLAQGEPCGVYTMSCAKGLRCVPPPQEHSPLQALLQGRGFCTKHSRTSPTERPHPTGPHPSQSGEIEKAPCRKLLNSVLRGIELTIFQSDRDIYIPNCDTRGFYRKKQCRSSKGMQRGHCWCVDELGTALPSRASEDGTLPCDGE is encoded by the exons ATGCCTCTCCTTTCTAACTTAACGACTATTGTCTTGTTGCTGATTGCTCACTGCGGATCTTGGATTCTGGCTAACCGCTTGGGCCCCTACAAGGGTTGTCCCTCTTGTAGAGAATCTTTGGGGGCAGGTCGGGCCCCCCGGGACCATATTGGACAAGCAGGCAGCACATCCATGTTGGCCCAGGGAGAGCCCTGTGGTGTGTACACCATGAGCTGTGCCAAGGGGCTGCGCTGCGTGCCCCCTCCTCAGGAACACAGCCCACTCCAGGCGCTGCTGCAGGGCAGGGGCTTCTGCACCAAGCACAGCAGGACCAGTCCCACGGAGAGGCCCCACCCCACAG GTCCACATCCTTCACAAAGTGGTGAAATAGAAAAG GCACCCTGCCGCAAGCTGCTCAATAGTGTTCTGCGGGGTATTGAGCTCACTATCTTTCAGTCTGATCGTGACATCTATATCCCCAACTGTGACACTCGGGGCTTCTACAGGAAAAAGCAG tgtcGCTCCTCCAAGGGTATGCAGCGTGGCCACTGTTGGTGTGTGGATGAGCTGGGTACTGCCTTGCCCTCACGTGCCAGCGAAGACGGCACTTTACCATgcgatggagagtga